The following proteins are co-located in the Sphingomonas panacis genome:
- a CDS encoding phage tail protein — protein sequence MATLVLTTIGSVIGGPIGGAIGALLGQTIDRDVLFKPKGREGPRLTELAVQTSSYGMPIQRVFGTMRIAGCVIWSTDLIESRSTASSGKGQPSVTNYSYSASFAVALSGRPIRSVGRIWADGNLLRGGAGDFKVSTGFRLHLGGEDQDADPLIASAEGAGLVPAHRGIAYAVFESLQLADYGNRIPSLTFEVIADPAPVAAGAIAADLSGGLIDGAAATLPLPGFAAYGNLRAVIETLGTAIGGRFAPEGAGLSLRVSIDPERTIADAGVATGAGGGARAVGSTAAIETVPRTVTLKHYDPARDYQTGVQRARRPGAGYSDQQIDMPAALDAASAKTMAEATLARAEAGRVRRTVALGWDAIGIAPGACVAIDGAAGAWRVTGWSLEHMVLSLECVRLAAAALPVRASGGRVLSSPDAVAGTTIVHVFEIPPLDDSVLSAPRVTIAAAGTAPGWRRAALLYSLDGGARWSTAGATAAPATLGVLASVPLAVPATVIDRRSRFEVELAHANMALSGADAAALDAGANLALCGDELLQFGVAEQIGATRWRLSTLYRGRRGTEAAIGTQAVGDRVVLIERDAVMALDVPLATLGGEVRVLASGIGDVAGPAAAQTTIAGGSVLPLAPVGLRWRELGDGGAEIRWTRRSRAGWRWIDGVDSPLVEERELYRVTIGTAPAAETSEPMLNLGAAERGAGVTVSIRQVGSVGASTAANLFIPAWEA from the coding sequence ATGGCGACCTTGGTGCTGACGACGATCGGCAGCGTGATCGGCGGCCCCATCGGCGGCGCGATCGGCGCGCTGCTCGGCCAGACGATCGACCGCGACGTGCTCTTCAAGCCCAAGGGGCGCGAGGGGCCACGGCTGACCGAACTGGCGGTGCAGACCTCCTCTTATGGCATGCCGATCCAGCGCGTGTTCGGCACGATGCGGATCGCCGGCTGCGTGATCTGGTCAACCGACCTGATCGAAAGCCGCAGCACCGCGAGCAGCGGCAAGGGCCAGCCGAGCGTGACCAATTACAGCTATTCGGCGTCGTTCGCGGTGGCGCTGTCGGGGCGGCCGATCCGAAGCGTCGGGCGGATCTGGGCGGACGGCAATCTGCTGCGCGGGGGCGCGGGTGACTTCAAGGTCTCGACCGGCTTCCGCCTGCATCTCGGCGGCGAGGATCAGGACGCCGATCCGCTGATCGCGTCTGCGGAAGGCGCGGGGCTGGTGCCGGCGCATCGCGGCATCGCCTATGCGGTGTTCGAGAGCCTTCAGCTTGCCGACTACGGCAACCGCATCCCGTCGCTGACCTTCGAGGTCATCGCCGATCCCGCGCCGGTCGCCGCAGGCGCAATCGCGGCGGACCTCTCCGGTGGGCTGATCGACGGCGCGGCGGCGACGCTGCCGCTGCCGGGCTTCGCCGCGTATGGCAATCTGCGCGCGGTGATCGAGACGCTCGGCACGGCGATTGGCGGTCGATTCGCGCCGGAGGGGGCGGGGCTGTCGCTGCGCGTTTCGATCGATCCGGAGCGCACCATCGCCGATGCCGGCGTCGCGACGGGCGCGGGCGGCGGCGCGCGCGCGGTCGGATCGACCGCCGCGATCGAGACGGTGCCGCGCACGGTGACGCTCAAACATTATGATCCGGCGCGCGATTATCAAACCGGCGTTCAGCGCGCGCGGCGGCCGGGCGCGGGCTATAGCGACCAGCAGATCGACATGCCCGCCGCGCTCGACGCGGCCAGCGCCAAGACGATGGCGGAGGCGACGCTCGCGCGTGCCGAGGCGGGGCGGGTGCGGCGGACGGTCGCGCTCGGCTGGGACGCGATCGGCATCGCACCCGGAGCGTGCGTCGCGATTGATGGCGCGGCGGGCGCGTGGCGGGTGACCGGCTGGTCGCTCGAACACATGGTGCTGTCGCTCGAGTGCGTGCGGCTCGCCGCCGCCGCGCTGCCCGTGCGAGCGAGCGGGGGCAGGGTGCTGTCCTCGCCCGACGCGGTCGCCGGCACGACGATCGTCCACGTCTTCGAAATCCCCCCGCTTGACGACAGCGTGCTGAGCGCGCCGCGCGTGACGATCGCGGCGGCGGGCACCGCGCCCGGCTGGCGGCGCGCCGCGTTGCTGTACAGCCTCGACGGCGGCGCGCGCTGGTCCACGGCGGGCGCGACGGCTGCGCCCGCGACGCTCGGCGTGCTCGCGTCGGTGCCGCTCGCCGTACCGGCGACGGTGATCGATCGCCGCTCGCGGTTCGAGGTCGAGCTTGCCCATGCGAACATGGCACTGTCGGGCGCGGACGCTGCGGCGCTCGATGCGGGCGCGAACCTCGCTTTGTGCGGTGACGAGTTGCTCCAGTTCGGCGTGGCCGAGCAGATCGGCGCGACTCGCTGGCGGCTCTCCACCCTGTATCGTGGCCGACGCGGCACCGAGGCGGCGATCGGGACTCAGGCGGTGGGCGATCGTGTCGTACTGATCGAACGCGACGCCGTGATGGCGCTCGACGTACCGCTTGCGACGCTCGGCGGCGAGGTTCGCGTGCTCGCCTCGGGCATCGGCGATGTCGCGGGGCCAGCCGCGGCACAGACGACGATCGCGGGCGGCTCGGTCTTGCCGCTCGCGCCGGTGGGTCTGCGCTGGCGCGAGCTTGGTGACGGCGGCGCCGAGATCCGCTGGACGCGCCGCAGCCGCGCCGGGTGGCGCTGGATCGACGGCGTCGATTCGCCGCTCGTCGAGGAGCGGGAACTCTACCGCGTGACGATCGGAACCGCGCCGGCAGCCGAGACCAGCGAGCCCATGCTCAACCTCGGCGCCGCCGAGCGCGGCGCGGGCGTGACCGTTTCGATCCGGCAGGTCGGCTCGGTCGGCGCATCGACTGCCGCAAACCTCTTCATCCCCGCCTGGGAGGCATGA